From the Aerosakkonema funiforme FACHB-1375 genome, one window contains:
- the ebsA gene encoding type IV pilus biogenesis protein EbsA, whose protein sequence is MSANIEQLQPADPRRVNVYMPYYQGNKRTLLPQAISLYEKGVLEGKRKIEGGESIPFVATWNVAALPSDLTRCRLQFDGNAEMSYEVTLANNEFVNFLIEVIMNFKTSRSIDFSKGFYRKLLRLDE, encoded by the coding sequence ATGAGTGCAAATATCGAACAGCTCCAACCTGCCGACCCCCGCAGAGTCAATGTCTATATGCCCTACTACCAAGGTAACAAGCGCACTTTGTTACCCCAAGCCATAAGTCTCTATGAAAAAGGGGTTCTGGAGGGAAAACGCAAAATAGAAGGCGGAGAGAGCATCCCCTTTGTTGCCACCTGGAATGTGGCGGCGCTACCATCAGACCTTACCCGTTGTCGGTTACAGTTTGATGGCAATGCAGAAATGAGTTATGAAGTTACCCTGGCTAATAATGAATTTGTTAACTTTCTAATAGAAGTCATAATGAATTTTAAGACCTCTCGCTCAATCGATTTTTCCAAAGGATTTTACCGCAAGCTGCTGCGTTTGGATGAATAG